A window of Oryza glaberrima chromosome 2, OglaRS2, whole genome shotgun sequence genomic DNA:
CGCACCGTCGGCTTGGCATTGAAGTAGGCGGCCAGCTTGGCGGATTTAGCCGCAGCGGAGCGGAACAGAGGGAGCTCCCGCGCGAAGTCCCGAACCAGCCGGGTGAAGCCATGGATTTGGCAGGACAGGTTCACCATCCAATGGTGCTTGTTCTCCAGATCACGAAGGGCCTTTGACTTGAAGCGGTCAGCCACGATGCCCGCGCAATGGTGCAGGTCGTTGGAGGAGCCAGACGCGGACACGGACGCCACCGCGTCCAGCAACACCTCCTCGGCGTAGTCCGAGGGCGCCGGGGCGGGGACCGGCACGCCGCGGTGGAACACGGATGTTCCATTTGGGAGGTTGACACACAGAGTTACCACCTGCTCCCGCCACCCGTCCGCCGCGAGCTGGAAAAAGAGCGCGTCGCGGACGCGCGcggtggcgtcggcgcgggCCTCGGCGAACCGCGCATCCAGCCGAGCCCCCGCCAGGTCTGTCCGCTGCAGCTCCGGCAGGCCGACGTGGCGGAGGAAGGACCGGAGTTTCGGGTTCGCCACGGCCGACAGCGACACGCCGCCCGACGACTCGAGAAACCATTCGGCGAGCAGGGcgagcgccgcgtcggcctGCGGCTTCGGCAGCATCGCCCCCGGCGACGCCTTAGGCGACTTGAGCCGCTTCACGCTGTCCTCCAGCATGGCCAACGCGCCGAGATCCTCCTTGCCGCCGGAGAGCACGAGCGCCGACTGCGGTTgttgcggtggtggcggcggcagggcgggCAGCGGAGGGGAGTAAACCGTCGacgggtcgacgacgacgagatggtggtggtgggacaCGGGCTCCGCGGCCGTGTACGCCGGAGGCATCGAGTGGCGCTTCCGGCTGCCGgagtgatggtgatggtggtgatgCGACTGCGGCTGTTGGGGCTGCGAGTGGTGGTGCGGGTggcgcggcgacgagggcgCAATGGACGAGATTGGGATAGGGGACGATGCCGTCGAGTTGGGCGGCGGCAACGCCTGCAGCGCCGCCTGTGGCgtctgctgctgatgctgcgaACCGGACGAACCggatgccgcggcggcgcccggcggtggcgcggagaAGTTGGGGCAGGTGCCCCGCTTGAGGTGCTCCGAAGCCGTGCGCGATGGGTTGGAGGCGGAGAAGACGGCGGAGCAGAGGCCGCAGCGCAGCTTGACGGCCTTGGGCGGCATCccggtgtcggcggcggggatgagCACCGGCTCCAGGTGCGCCCAGTACCAGGCGCCCTTGCCCTTGACCGCCTTGGCCCGCACCGTGAGGAGCCCCTCGTACCGCTTctgcgccgcccgcgccgccgcctcctcgccgcccattgccggcgccggagccgacgccgccgcctcctccttggcGGCCGTCGACATGCCGACCGATCGCCCCGCGAGACgaccgaccgatcgatcgatcacctccAGCGGCAACGACCACAAGAGagaacctcctcctcttccctgaccgccgcccgcccgctAATCCAATCCCGCCGTAGCGGCGTGGAATTCTCAACTGCCCGGGTTCTAATGCCGGAGACCCCCagtggcggacggcggcggcgtggtcgtcGGAAACAACCGCGATCGGCGCAGCGcattgggcggcggcggcggccgcgggccgTCCATCCACGCGCGGGGTGGGTGGGTTGTTTTCCGGGAGGTTTTGGGGGTTTAGAAAGCAAGATTTGCGAGAAAACAATGCCAAGGTAGAAAGAGAGAGACAGAAAAAAAGGGTTTGATAGGGACAAAAGGAGGATGAattgagaagagaagagagagagcagcagaagaagactcttcctcctcccctgcctTTGGCTTCTTCCAATAGCAAATACTACTAGTAAtatatcttctctctctttttttttctttttatttataggCCGCCCTGCCCCTGCCCCTGCCTAGTGTGTGAGTGAGTGCACTACACTTGCCCAAAAACAAAATTGGAAAAATATCACTTGTGGCAGCTCACAATTCTTGCACTCCCCTCCCTTTGGATGGTTGTGCAACTCCTCgcttgtggtggtggtgaggaaaAACCCAAaacttataaaagaaaaaaaaagagaccaaACTAATGTAGCCTGGATGATGGTGTAGTAGGGAGATATACTAGATATCGGAGGAATGTGTGTGGGGATGGAGAAAGGGAGAGTAGAGAGATTTTGGGGGCTCACACAGGCAGCTATAGCTTACTGCTTGGGGGCTTACTGCTGGGTGCTGCTGCCGGTAggcaggggagaggaggaagggtcTGGTCTGATGGATGATGGATAGATAGATGATGGGGATGGAgattgaagaagaagagaaagcagGAGAGGGGCAACCTAGGAatttatggaagaagaagaggaggagcaagCTTGAGAGCCTGAGAGCCaccatctttctctctctatccagACTACTTCTCTacaccctttttcttttctttaattttttttggtctGGTCTTTGGGGCAGGGTTGACTGCCCACTCCCACAAGACGAATGCCTCTCGGTATAATGCCTAGTCTATTCTTTATGGTACAAAGGCCTATATGTAAAATAAGGGGGAGGATTGTACAAGTGTATTGTGTTCGGCTACTATGCATGACCACCACCAcacacctctcctctctcccacaATTATTGCGGTGGAATAGTTGGTGGCCCTAGAGGCCGTGGCGTGAGAGCCCACGCCCTCCCCCTTGTTTAGCCTTTCCTACCTCCTCTCGCCCCCTTTTCGTTCCCCCCGGCCGGCGGCAGCGCAAAtttgccgccgcgccgctgccgtaTAAACACCTTACAAAACCTCCATTTCGGCTACCTGACCTGCTCCCATGATACGTGTACCTCCGCAATAGTAACAGCACATCGCTTATTTAACATAgaattattcatttttttcctgtGGGTGGAGAAAGAAAATCTCAAGTCCAGATGATCAGTTAATTCAAAAGTCATAAAAACAAATGGTTACGACTGAAAAGCTACAAATCTCTCTGACAAAGTCAGTAAAATCTAGGGCATTTTTTAGCATCAAGCCAAATTCATCGTCATTATTAACCGTGTGACAGTGGCATTTTACCAAACATACTAATAGTTATCAATCGCGTATACTTAGTAGCATTGAGTATTTTGCTGTGGCGTCTATATGGGGAAAAAAAGGACGTAGTAGTTGTCAATGGCGTGCGTGGCTAAACATATATAGAAGGGTGGGGTGGGGTACCAGTTTTGGTGAGGCGCCGGACAGCGTATGAACTGCACGCATTATACACGTAGCAGTAGTGAGTATTTGCAGGCAAGCTAGACAGACAATTAAGGGCGGCGTACAATACTTCCCTCCTCCACTGGGGAGAAAGCGAGTAAGCAAGCAAGCTAGAGCTAACCCATCCACATTATGATAAATAAGCGTTTGAAAAAGCTGGCAAGTTTGGTTGAATTTCTCGACTGTTTCTAGGACAGCAAAAGGCTGTGTACCCTCAATTATTTAGGAATTTCACATGCTCTCATACGCTacacctgcaggctgcagctagcTTTCCAATCTGGCTAGTGGCtatacatacgtacgtacgtacctaactactagtagtagtatatactgcAGGAATACGTACGCTGGTATACATGCATGTGGTATACACAAATTAATCTGGAGTCATTAGCCAAGTAAAAGTACATGCAGATAATTAGCATCATGCATGGAACGGTTACTGTATATAGTACTGTACTGCGTATGACCTTTTCTGTGGCTTGTGCTTGTCTGGCGCAACGGTAAGTACGACTGTAACAGTTAGATTTGAGCATCACAAAACACACAGTAAGATTTGCATGCGTTGCTAGCTGCAACAGCCAGACGGTTGATTAATTACTAGTACCCCGCAATGTATGgagtgatcactgatcagagAAGAATAAAAATCACCGTAATATATTGCGCaagaacatgcatgcatgcagcaccatatatatcaatatcattCCGGAGAGAGAGACTTTTCTATAGCGGGGTTGATGTAAAACATTAACTTTCATCAATGCGGTATAGCTGTAACGTAACTCCGCTGGATAACACACAGGACCAAAAAATTAAGTCCATTCAACCACAATTATTTGCATTTGTACTCAAACAGAGCCATTTGTATATAGTAGATTAGCATGCGCAAGAAAAtaattgtgtgtgtatgtatataccATCACagctgtaattaattaataaagttTGGATATATTTTGGATTAGGCaggttagattaaaaaaatagttctcctttttttttctttttttcctccacTGTAGTAATATGAAAAGAGTTGGACGTCAGATAAAGATATTGTAACCAGTAGCCATATAAAAGTCTATAACTGAAGAAACGGGGACTGTTGGCAACTGTACGTACTATACAGTCTATCGATACTCTTCCtatcatttttccttttcttgcctgGTCTATTAAAATATATGCGCTAGATAAAGAAATGTTAATaccttcgttctaaaataagtgcagctgtAAAAATCCGTgtctaatgtttgaccgtccgtcttatttgaaaaagttttcaaataaaacgattTCCTTTCCTTGCCTGGTCTATTAAAATATATGCGCTAGATAAAGAAATGTTAATaccttcgttctaaaataagtgcagctgtgAAAATCCGTgtctaatgtttgaccgtccgtcttatttgaaaaagttttcaaataaaacgaacgatcaaacgttggacataaatagtgcaaaactgtacCGTGTTTGAAAAATTTATCACTCATATCACAGAAGTGATACGAGTGCTTAGACACGGTATTCTCATGAACATGGATTTACAGACCACAACAAATGGTGCTGACAGTACCAATAGTGAATGAGTACCAATAGTGAATACACCGATGAGCTTTCCAATCTGGCTATATATGTAGACCTTCTGAAGTTGTTGATTGTGCTTCAAGAACTAATATAGGACAATAAACATTATAACTCGGTGGCTGGCCTAATAAAACTTAAGATCTTTcgaatatatatagatatatgtgtgtgtgtgtgtgaacaAATATGCTACAAACCAAATAAGtaatttcagaaaactatatGATAATTTAGATTTATGataatttcagaaaactatatGTCAAAACAATTAATTTGCTACAACTTTGATTGGTCATACAACCATAGTTGACAATTTATGAGAAAAATGCAACTTTGTCAAAGAACCACATGTCAAACACTCATATCACTTTTaagttgtagttttattttttataaaatcgCTCGCATGCAATATAGTTGCAGCCTTTAGAAATGTTCATATGAAGTTACAGCAAAATATAGTTTTGTCTAAATagttatagttttatgaaatttactctaaatttaGTGATTGAATATTGTACTTAGAAATGCACGTGGTACAAACTCCTTGCCAAAAGAATATGTCAATTTTCACAAATTATACATTTAAAGTATGCACCACAATAGAAATTAGAAGCCTCAGTAAACATGTGGTGTTGAAAAGACATCCGGAAGGCAATGAACAATAATATACTATGAAGTAGGCATAGTGATTAATTATATTGGTGGAATTGAGATTAAAGGATCATCAGAAAAGTTCAAATTGGCATTGGATATGGATAACAGACTAAATTCAGTCCAATTTTCACAAAACAACAATATATTTTGTTCAATAAAATAACTGCATATATATGGATACGAGAAAAGTCACTGCGCTATatacctctgtttcaggttataagacattttgactttagtcaaagtcaaactactctaagtttgactaattttatagaaaaaagtagtacttcctccgtttcatattataatactttctagcatttttTCTACAAAGTTAGTCAAACATatagtagtttgactttgactaaagtcaaaacgtcttataacttgaaacggagggagtgtatATACATTAACTAGGGCTTCATGGTGTCCGGGGCTCTGGGCACCAAgtttcaaattgagtatatacctaattcaaatgagtatgatttttttaaaaaaaaggttagttatgaacattaacttatttactaactagttcaaacaagtttgaactgaatttgaacatctttttcatagattttgattctaggtatatagcatccaaacatataatattagttaggtatgtaataatggaatgtgaaataaagttgaatttgagttattttgttgctcggtataggtatgaatcaaattcttatgcctaggtatatactcacaaattgaaatttttgagtgaatttgtgtatttcatacctTGGTGACGTCGTTTTGGACATTGACACAGAGTTTAATGCAtatgttttattattaattttttaaactataatttattaaaaatatatctatatatccgtgcaataaatatattagaagttcacaaaatttataatATAGTAATTATTTATCCTCAAGttaaatatacatatactatatataatactccatctgttttatattataagtatttgacttttttcttagtcaaacatttttaggtttgattaagtttatagaaaaaatgtagtaatattttcaacacaaagcAAACATATCATAAACATATATTGAATGTTTCatttaacaaaactaatttgatgttgttgaCGTTGCTAATTTTGATTGAATGGATTGAAtaataaatcatttatatttgtTCATGGATGGAGTAAAAGATATGTACCTATCGCCTACGTATTTATGGTCATAAAAATATCTACGCTTCCTTAAAACATATAGTTTCTAAATGAATTTGGGGGTTGTTCATTGTGATGCCTAAATCAccctaatcaaattttagtactgccaaattttgacattgtaaaTATTTGGCAATGTTAAGATGTGTAGGTTTTATTTGATTTGTTATACCTTTGCCAAGTTAACTTTAGTGGTGAGGTAACTTTTGGAAATGTTTAGATCACCACTTTTGGATTTGTTACCAAACTTTTGTAAGATTAATCTTAGCAACAAAGTGAATAGTCCCTTAgttcgtagtactagaaaaaCATCTACTCACTCCTTCCCAAAATATTGGAAGCTAAATATCTCCAATCTAAATTTGTAGTACAAAGTAGTGTCTAATATAGTAGCAGAATATAGTACTAGTAAATAAAATCAACTTTTTGGATAAATCTTGATGAGGATGTGGTGTAATACTTACTGTCAATTGTCTACAGATTTGTGCAACAAATCAATGGAATTCAAGGTATCAAAAGGTCATATTTAGAAAATCTTATCAAGTCTTCTTTCCAAGGGATCAAACAACACATGATTTGGATGTTCCAATCAAAAGTAGTCGCAATTTTACTGAAGGTTGCGCGGTTGCGCGGGTTTAAAAAGTGAGATGCGAGAATTATCAAGTATGGAGAGTTTGTGGATTCTATGGCATGCATGGTTAGATGATTTCCGACTATTCCAAGACTCTCCATAAGTCGGCAAGTATCTAATCTAAATGGATTCAATTGTTTTCAAATGataattttgaaaataagaaGGTTTGGATGGTTTGGACAACCAGGATAGTCCCATGGTAAAACGGTCAAGGATTTTGCATATGAACTCCATTTTGGATGTTCGAGTACTTGTTTGAAAGCTAATTTTATGGCCCATGCCAAGGTTTTGGTCCCACCTTCATATTCTTCGTGGTTCATCCACAATCTACCAAACTAGGACACGATTGCTGTAGCAAAAGTTTCTTTCTTCGTGTCCAAGTCATGTAATGAGTTATTTTCTTGTTTAGAGGTCTTCAGATTGCTATATAAGGTGTGCATCCATTGTAAGGGAGACTCTACAttatgaataaaaaataagtttttgctACAACTATGTGAGGGTCTCGCCACCCGTTCATCCTATGTTTTGGCACAACCAGTAGAAAAGGAATAGGATGATACTATCAAGATCGTGCTATCTTTCCGCTTGGATTGACGGTTCAATAGTTATCTTCCGCATCATGTGGTTTTGTAATGGCGAGATGAAAGGTGTGCCACACAAGCAGCAAGTTGTTCATCCACATCGTCAGCTGCTTGGTGTTTTAGATCCTACGTCGAGAAGGTTGGGTCACCTCCCatatcatttggtatcagagcgctTGGTTGTCTTAGTAGGATGTTGCAAACTTGTTCTACATGTCAGATTTCAATTCTAGATTGTGTGGTCATACAATAGTAATTTGTGGTATAGTTGGGTGAATTGTACATCTCTCATCAGGCTTTATCGATTGTTGGTGTTGGTTTGCACTTGATggatatatttgttttcttatttattaGTCATATCGTTGagtctgtatttttttttcatgttcgtATCCGAATCCATGTTGGGATGACAGTGTGGTTGCTATAAATTTGTGTTCTTCGCTCGTTGTCATCGTCATCGACCAAAGCTTTAACAACCAGCATGAATCGATGACGACTCATTTTGAAGAAGGGGAGAATAATGAGGATATGGTGCAATACTGGATGCCAGTAGTATGAAGATTTACACATCAAATAAGAGGAATTCAATGTATCAAAAGGTCATTTAGAAAGGTTATCAAGTATTCTTTCCAATGGATCATGTGGCACATGATTTGGATTTTACTGAAGGTTGTGCAGGATGAAAAAGTGACGCACGAGAATTGCCAAGTTTGGAGAGTTCATGAGTTCTATGGCATGGTTAGATGGTTTCCTTCTATTGGAGAGTTCGTGAGTTCTATGACATGGTTAGATGGTTTCCTTCTATTCCAAGACTCTCTATAAGTTGGTAAGTATCTTATCTACACGGATTCAATTGTTTCCGAAGgagaattttaaaaataagaagGTTTTGATAAGTTGAGATTTGGTTTGGATAACCTGTACGTAAAATGGTCGTGTATTTTGTATATGGACTCTATCTTGGACGTTTGAGTACATGTTGGATATGCAACTTGTCCCTAGAAGTTGATTTATCATGTGATGAAGGGTGTAGGTCATACTACGAGTCGGCACCGTTCTTTCCTAATTAAGATGCAATATTTTATCTCGGTTTCTGTTAGTagattttcaaactgctaaatagtgTGTTTCTTGAAAaacctttttatataaaa
This region includes:
- the LOC127763222 gene encoding uncharacterized protein LOC127763222 gives rise to the protein MSTAAKEEAAASAPAPAMGGEEAAARAAQKRYEGLLTVRAKAVKGKGAWYWAHLEPVLIPAADTGMPPKAVKLRCGLCSAVFSASNPSRTASEHLKRGTCPNFSAPPPGAAAASGSSGSQHQQQTPQAALQALPPPNSTASSPIPISSIAPSSPRHPHHHSQPQQPQSHHHHHHHSGSRKRHSMPPAYTAAEPVSHHHHLVVVDPSTVYSPPLPALPPPPPQQPQSALVLSGGKEDLGALAMLEDSVKRLKSPKASPGAMLPKPQADAALALLAEWFLESSGGVSLSAVANPKLRSFLRHVGLPELQRTDLAGARLDARFAEARADATARVRDALFFQLAADGWREQVVTLCVNLPNGTSVFHRGVPVPAPAPSDYAEEVLLDAVASVSASGSSNDLHHCAGIVADRFKSKALRDLENKHHWMVNLSCQIHGFTRLVRDFARELPLFRSAAAKSAKLAAYFNAKPTVRSLLHKHQIQELGHASLLRVAHVPFNSSGSDYRAAFEMLEDVLTSARPLQLAVLEESYKLVCIDDSAAREMADMLQDGSFWSEVEAVHLLVKLIMDMVKEMETDRPLVGQCLPLWEDLRGKVRDWCDKFNIDEGAALNVVEKRFRKNYHPAWSAAFILDPLYLIKDASGRYLPPFKFLTPDQEKDVDMLITRMVSREEAHIAVMELMKWRTEGLDPLYAQAVQVRQPDPSTGKMKVANKQSSRLVWETCLSELKSLGKVAVRLIFLHATARGFRCSPSMLRWLSAPGSLAGGIDRAHRLVFVAANSKLERRDFSSDEDKDAELLTEGDDDVLNEPGSLERSSV